DNA from Brassica napus cultivar Da-Ae chromosome C4, Da-Ae, whole genome shotgun sequence:
AAGGGTGACACGAGATTTCAGGGATTCATTACACAAAGAAGTGGttccagcagcagcagcagtatCAGCAGATGTGAGATTCGCATCAAGTAGATTCCCAAATTATAGAATTGGGGCTAATGACCAGATCTTTGATGTGAAAGATGACCCTAAAGTGTTGTCAATGAAAGAGGTTGTTGCCCGTGAGACAGCGCAGCTCATGGACCAGCAAAAGCGTATGTCTGTTCGCGACCTCGCCAATAAATTCGAGAAAGGCTTGGCTGCTGCTGCTAAGCTCTCCGAGGAGGTCTCTTACTATATCTCCTAAAACCCCTTTCTTTAATCTCTTCTTGTTATGAGTCGAAAAcagaaaactatttttgttataaatacagaaatataggAACCAAAAAGGCAAGTCTAAGTAGCTTTAAGTGAAGATAtgatgaaatatttaaaaactaatttgGGTGCAGGCGAAACTCAAAGAAGCAACATCCTTGGAGAAACATGTTCTTTTAAAGAAACTTCGAGATGCATTGGAGTCTCTGAGAGGACGTGTTGCCGGTAGAAATAAGGATGACGTTGAGGAAGCCATTGCCATGGTTAGTCTTTTATTAGTCAATCTGGTACTCACCAACAGTTTTTCCTCGTGCCTCCATTTCTTAAGCATGTTTGAAAACTGTGGTCTCCTGCTAGGTCGAAGCTCTAGCTGTTCAGTTGACTCAGCGTGAAGGAGAGCTGTTCATAGAAAAAGCCGAAGTGAAGAAGCTGGCCTCTTTTTTGAAGCAGGTAAAGGATGCTCTTGCTTCTCTTTTATATCGTCACCCTCAGcaatagaaaaatatgttttttcttgcTGATTATAGTTTCAACATTTTCTAACTTAGGCCTCAGAGGATGCTAAGAAAATAGTGGACGAGGAAAGAGCTTTTGCGCGTGCTGAGATTGAAAGTGCAAGAGCAGCTGTTCAAAGAGTGGAAGAAGCTCTGCGAGAACATGAACAGATGTCTAGAGCCTCTGGGAAGCAGGTACGTAGTGATTTCATCATAATCTAGTACAGGACATATGCTTATACTGTTGATTTATGTAAAGTATATAAGTTTAGTATTGATTGATGTTTTATATCACAGGACATGGAAGATTTAATGAAAGAGGTTCAAGAAGCTAGGCGGATTAAAATGCTGCATCAGCCCAGCAAGGTGGGTACTAGATGAAAGGGTTGTTGCTTTAATTGAAGTGGCTTGTCTTATGCTGTTTTTTTAGTAGTCAAAAAATCATGTGGCATTGGATTTAGGTAATGGATATGGAATATGAGCTCCGAGCATTGAGGAACCAGCTTGCAGAGAAATCCAAACATTTTCTTCAACTTAAAAAGAAGGCTAGTTTATTCCAATTATACATTCCCGGGTCCTTTGCACATATTTTGTAACGGTTGAGAAAGAGATGTATTCTGACACGCTTtgcctattttttttattcagctGGCACTGTGCAGAAAGAGCGAGGAAAATGTATCACTTTTATACGAAATAGATGGCAATGAAGCTCTAGGTTCTTGCTTACGGGTCAGACCTTGCTCTGATGAAGCTCCTGATCTTTCAAAATGTACGATCCAGTGGTACCGTTCATCTTCTGATGACACCAAGAAGGAGCTTATATCAGGTCCCCTcacctttttttcttctttcttttttctaactgaaatatatatatatatatttaatgccATATATTCTGTAATATTCAGGTGCCACAAAATCAGTTTACGCTCCTGAGCCTTTTGACGTTGGACGAGCCTTGCATGCTGATATCATTTACAATGGCCACACGCTTTCATTATCCACCGTGGGAAAGATCGATCCAGGTTCATTCATTGTTTCCTTCTTGTAGCTTGTGTTGCCTAGTAGCTGTTATCAGGGCCAGTTCTGagatttattaaagatttcaactattttttttttctttttcaaatttggaGGCTTATATCTATGTAAccttttcaaaatttttgatGACCTAACTCCTAAGGCTAATATTTCATTCGGCTTTACCCCTGGctattatatatattcattagttTAAACGTGGAAAAGTTGGTTATGGCAAAAATCAATGAATAAataagttaaataaaaaaaaaaaatcggtacAGCTGCTGGACTGGGTAGCTATGTGGAGGCATTAGTACGAAAACACGATGTTGATTTCAATGTAAGCTTTTTCTTTCACGCTAATGACatatataagtactaaagcagcaACTTGAAAAGCCATTTCCTCTTGTTGTAATCAATCAACAGGTAGTAGTGACGCAAATGAGTGGGGAAGACCATACATCAGAATCTATCCACTTGTTTCACGTTGGTAAAATGAGGATAAAACTTTGCAAGGGAAAGACGGTGATTGCTAAAGAGTATTACTCTAGTGCTATGCAGGTTAGTTAGTGTGATGCTCGTTTCGTTTTAAGGGTTGTCATCATCATATTCCCTTTCAATGGTTGTTGTGTCATATAATAGCTATGTGGAGTGAGAGGAGGTGGGAACGCGGCAGCTCAGGCAGTGTATTGGCAGGCAAAGAAAGGAGTGTCCTTTGTGGTTGCTTTTGAATCTGAGAGAGAAAGAAACGCTGCCATCATGCTTGCACGCAGATTCGCTTGTGATTGCAATGTGAGTAGTAACAAGAAGAAAAGATTTGAGTTAAAAAACTTATATGCTGCAGTAGCTGGGGTGTTTGTTTTGATTCTGAGTTTGAAACGGATGTGTTTGCAGGTGACGCTTGCTGGCCCAGAGGACAGAACCGAGACGAGTCCTAACTGAGAGGTTTATGTTTTTgtagtttatatataatatagggggtttagggatttgttTGAATTGAAGTTTCTTGTCTGTTTTTGTGTGTAAAAAAGAAGGAATCAGAGAAGATGTATCTTTTTATATAACGGATgtggtttgttttgtttacaaTTGAGGAGCATAACGGATGTGTTTTTTTCGTACCAAggatgttaaattttaatatacatgaCAAAAGGCTTCTTGAACACCAGAAATTGGTTTTGAGAGCTAATAATattagaaatgaaaaaaattggtAACGATTCATTGACATGTCGTGAGAGAACAATTAACCAAAGAAGTGAAAGAGCTAATACTGATATTTTTATGAAAGAAACTAATCTTCCAGCCATTTGATCGGTTGGGAGGTGCTGGAATTGAGGAGACGGGACAGCAGACATTCAATGGTTCAAACAGAAGATTCACTGATTGTACATTTGCTTCATATCTCACAAAAACACTTGTTTGCTTGACCTCAACATTCAATATGTTAGATACTAATAAGAAATTACCAAGTCCATGGGAATTATGGATCATCTTTTCCCTAAAGACTGAACCAAAAATCATCGTGCCAACACTAGAGATCATCACATCATCTTTTGACTAACAAAATTGAGAAGCGTGGGTTTAAATTTCATAATGggaatctatactatataaaagttgaggctataagccatCGAGAGCGTCCACGTAGGATTTAAACGATCAATCGTAGtatgacaaattattatttaagtttactatttttaaaaatgttaacattaccaaaaaaatgtttatttcaaactaaaatataaatcaatatcgaataaggtaaatttacaaaaatataaatactatattaagttaacataatgtttattattttttcgaatctatactatataaaagttgaggctataagccatCGAGAGCGTCCACGTAGGATTTAAACGACCAATCGTAGtatgacaaattattatttaagtttactatttttaaaaatgttaacattgccaaaaaaatatttatttcaaactaaaatataaatcaatatcgaataaggtaaatttacaaaaatataaatactatattaagttaacataatgtttattattttttcgaatctaaactatataaaagttgaggctataagccatCGAGAGCGTCCACGTAGGATTTAAACAACCAATCGTAGtatgacaaattattatttaagtttattatttttaaaaatgttaacattaccaaaaaaatgtttatttcaaactaaaatataaatcaatatcgaataaggtaaatttacaaaaatataaatactatattaagttaacataatgtttattattttttcgaatactatataaaagttgaggctataagccatCGAGAGCGTCCACGTATGATTTAAACGACCAATCGTAGtatgacaaattattatttaagtttactatttttaaaaatgttaacattaccaaaaaaatgtttatttcaaactaacatataaatcaatatcgaataagataaatttacaaaaatataaatactatattaagttaacgtaatgtttaatatttttcgaaaattaaaaaataaataacgaaaagaataattaatttaaaaatacaagactttcaaacaagtataactatataaatctgaatttaaactcatgattttcaaagcttaggttatatactattgaaaatattcaaactaacatatactatatataagttgatattataaatcattgagaatgttcacatattattttaaagcaccaaaaatataccaaatcgtttttcaatttcgtatttctaaaaatgttaatattacgaaattttttatttcaaaataaaatataaataattatcaaataagttaaacttacaaagttaaaaacatcatgtacaaatctatactatataaaataaagtttcgaaaattaacataaaaataacaaacaaatataatagttaatttaaaaagcaatactttcaaacaattataactatataaatctaaaacacatgatttacaaaatttaggttatatactgctgaaaatattcaacaaaaatatgtactatatgtaattttatgcaataaatcattgagaatatccacatattattttaaagcaccaaaatatgtcaaattaccattttaattattattttaaaaatttcaagattttcaaaaaatgtttatttcaaaataaaaaggaaactactattcaatttagtgaaaatgcaaaattattaaaggaatcaatttgatatataaagtaaacctttgaaagaccaacataaaatcaactaacaaaaaaaatcttaaagaatacaagattttaaaataataaaaacaatatgaatctaaagcacttttcattacatatgaatctaacaaaatatgatttcaaaatggaagctatttctttcaaaaaaatatcaataataaattttggCAAAATTgccaaataattaaaagaatcagtttattataagaaataaatgtttggaagatcaacataaaattaagtaacaaaaataatcttaaaaatataaggatttcaaataataaagacaatgtaaatctaaatcactttttcattacatatgaatctaaataacatatgatttcaaaattgaggatatatattatttaagtgttcacatagaatttaaaaatatcattataataatataaaagtcaacatcttaatttgataaagtaaataaaaatattattaaagataattaacttgatatataaaataattatatatttgaaattaaacaaaaaattaacaaaaataaaaatattcaaaaagaaacaaagttttaaaaaacatatttataaataatcacgtatgtaaaaataaataaaaatcagcacaaaactataaaaagataaattaaaatttgtaaaacttaTCTTTAAAGTTAGATTGATATTTGTAGCTAattattgaaaacttaatataatAAGAGATTGTTCACGTACCTTATAGGAATTGGTATTGATCGCAtattattactaaaaatataattatgtatgtaaCCTTTAATATGATATGGACTATATGCTTTAAAAAACAgaaataactgaaaatattcacaaataacatatactatatataatttgatgccGTAAATTATTGAGAATATCCATATATTATCTTGAAACACcaagaaaaatatgttaatcaccattttatatattacttatagaactttcaaaaattgtttctttcataatcaatgtaaaatttagaaaaagccaaaatcattaaagaaatcatattgatatataaactaaatatttggaagaataacataaattttacgtacaaaatataatatgaaaaataaaagaatttgaaataataaagaaaatatgaatctaaagcacatatgattttaaaattgaggctatatgttatttaaagtGGTCACATAGAAGctaaaattattgttaataatatgtattctcaaaatgttaatttgatatttttaaatataaaatttcagatattttatttctctcaaaataaaattaaataagtttaaatttttttgcgagaaataattaactttatttttaaactaaatatttgaaaattaaaaataaaattttatcgaacaaaaataacattttaaaaaagaaatcaacataaaaaaatgttctaaTAATCATGTATgtgaaagtaaaataaaaataaatacaaaattacaaaaatgataaattaactaatgtattaattatcttaaaaattagattggtatttatactaaattcttgaaaacttaacataaaaagagtttaacaagaaaaaaacaaattatgtccACAGCCAATATTACGATAAGggctatatactattaaaaatattcatatataaataaaaatacgaaaaatattccaaatcagtatcattgtttaatatttttataaatcttaatatttctaaagtaaatctataaattaatttcaaaatatgaactaaaattaactaacttgatatatatgctaactatcttaaaacataacactaaaatttatttaaaaaattcataaagtatgtcaaaacataaaatagcatatacataaaaataaaatatataattaatattaaaataattaacctaatcaaataagtaaaaaataatattttagtatttttatggTGTTGGCTacaaaatcatctaattttataatagattataaaaGGTTCTTAAAAACATTGGTCAATTTTCGTTTCTTTCTTACCGGGCCAATTCAGTTTTGGCTTATAATAAGCTTACAaagttctattaaaaataaaatgtggtaAGAATAATCCAAAATTAATACACATATTGTTGATTAAACAGTTTGTTTATATGCTTTTGAATTgccttttatcaattaaataaattaacatagtTATTTACTCATCAAcaattagattttaataaattttgagacaattgtttttaaaaagtcataatccaaatattcatttaactaaccaaacatgtttttatgaaacatacctaattttttttattatctaaaatattttttttaaattaggtcactaataataataaatcgaaGTACATGGTAACCTTTTTCCGAGAAAAGTAACTTCTCCATCGGGGAAAATATTTTGTGAACCGCTAAAACATCATAATCCCACCACTAATTTATATTGTAACTATATCAAGTAGgagatatatttaattttttagatttttattttttattttaataagtaaaatattacttaatattagcataattttatatatatatatatatatatatatatatatatatatatatatattttctcattttcttatatctaacaaacagatagttactattatttaaatttcatcaaaatatgtATTATGATTTAGacctaaatatacatataaaactattagatatgcatttaaaagaattaaataagagtattttaaatacaaatatgcataaaataagtatataataatacattcattctaaaaatttggtaaatacaAAAAAGTTAGATATATTGCATAAGGATTAATCTTTTATGTCAttcaaatagaaatacatataaaattataataaaatatttataacagtgTTGTATTAGTTAATAAGCATGGAACAATCTATATGacgcttttaatttttttattaagaaacaatatacacatgtttataaatacatttatacatttACGTATACAAAAAAACTGATAtctaaatattagttatttaaatggtaaaattgtataaaaacttaactatgaaaaataataaagcacactttaaataaatttcatagaaaaatgtatataaaacaattttctattatattatcttaatattattaaaaaaataaaactaattattaattaagtATTCATAGTAGTGTATAGCATAGTATAGTAGTGTATATGTACTGAGAAATCTAtgtgatattaaaattatgtacttataagaaactataaatactttagtaacagtaattttacttttataatacaaacaaataaatagctaagttcaaaaataacaaatttataaaaaaaatgtaaataggaaatcaaataatattttaataatattaataaaaatattatttacgaaattcatctttttcttaaaaaatattgcaaaattaaattaaattattaaagcaGATTCGCGCGTAGCGCGAGTAAaaaatctagtctatactatataaaaattgagGCTATAAGCCATCGAGAGCGTCCACATAGGATTTAAACGACCAATCGTAGtatgacaaattattatttaagtttactatttttaaaaatgttaatacaaccaaaaaaatgtttatttcaaactaaaatataaatcaatatcgaataaggtaaatttacaaaaatataaatactatattaagttaacataatgtttaatattttttcgaaaattaaaaaataaataacgaaaagaataattaatttaaaaatacaggactttcaaacaagtataactatataaatctaaatttaaacttATGATTTTCAAAGATTAGGttatatactattgaaaatattcaaactaatatatactatatataagttgatattataaatcattgagaatgttcacatattattttaaagcaccaaaaatataccaaatcgtttttttcaatttggtatttctaaaaatgttaatattacgaaattgtttatttcaaaataaaatataaataattatcaaataagttaaacttacaaagttaaaaacatcatgtacaaatctatactatataaaataaagtttcgaaaattaacataaaaataacaaacaaatataatagttattttaaaaatgcaatactttcaaacaattataactatataaatctaaaacacatgatttacaaaatttaggttatatactgctgaaaatattcaacaaaaatatgtactatatgtaattttatgccataaatcattgagaatatccacatattattttaaagcaccaaaatatgtcaaattaccattttaattattattttaaaaatttcaagattttcaaaaaatgtttatttcaaaataaaaaggaaactactattcaatttagtgaaaatgcaaaattattaaAGGAATCAATTTGACGTATAAAGTAAACCTTTGAAAGACCAACATAAaattaactaacaaaaaaaatcttaaagaatacaagattttaaaataataaaaacaatatgaatctaaagcacttttcattacatatgaatctaacaaaatatgatttcaaaatggaagctatttctttcaaaaaaatatcaataataaattttgtaagcaaaattgccaaataactaaaagaatcagtttattataagaaataaatgtttggaagatcaacataaaattaagtaacaaaaataatcttaaaaatataaggatttcaaataataaagacaatgtaaatctaaatcactttttcattacatatgaatctaaataacatatgatttcaaaattgaggatatatattatttaagtgttcacatagaatttaaaaatatcattataataatataaaagtcagcatcttaatttgataaagtaaataaaaatattattaaagataattaacttgatatataaaataattatatatttgaaattaaacaaaaaattaacaaaaataaaaatattcaaaaagaaacaaagttttaaaaaaatatttataaataatcacgtatgtaaaaataaataaaaatcagcacaaaactataaaaagataaattaaaatttgtaaaacttaTCTTTAAAGTTAGATTGATATTTGTAGCTAattattgaaaacttaatataatAAGAGATTGTTCACGTACCTTATAGGAATTGGTATTGATCGCAtattattactaaaaatataattatgtatgtaaCCTTTAATATGATATGGACTATATGCtttaaaaaaacagaaataactgaaaatattcacaaataacatatactatatataatttgatgccGTAAATTATTGAGAATATCCA
Protein-coding regions in this window:
- the LOC106427610 gene encoding stomatal closure-related actin-binding protein 1, whose amino-acid sequence is MTRVTRDFRDSLHKEVVPAAAAVSADVRFASSRFPNYRIGANDQIFDVKDDPKVLSMKEVVARETAQLMDQQKRMSVRDLANKFEKGLAAAAKLSEEAKLKEATSLEKHVLLKKLRDALESLRGRVAGRNKDDVEEAIAMVEALAVQLTQREGELFIEKAEVKKLASFLKQASEDAKKIVDEERAFARAEIESARAAVQRVEEALREHEQMSRASGKQDMEDLMKEVQEARRIKMLHQPSKVMDMEYELRALRNQLAEKSKHFLQLKKKLALCRKSEENVSLLYEIDGNEALGSCLRVRPCSDEAPDLSKCTIQWYRSSSDDTKKELISGATKSVYAPEPFDVGRALHADIIYNGHTLSLSTVGKIDPAAGLGSYVEALVRKHDVDFNVVVTQMSGEDHTSESIHLFHVGKMRIKLCKGKTVIAKEYYSSAMQLCGVRGGGNAAAQAVYWQAKKGVSFVVAFESERERNAAIMLARRFACDCNVTLAGPEDRTETSPN